In the genome of Dyadobacter fermentans DSM 18053, the window AATGCGCGCATGTAAGGCGCCGGCGCCTGTCCGCCCGAAGTGAGCCAGTAGAAACTCTTGTTGAACCACTGGAAACCCATGATCAGGCCGGTGATAGTTAATATCAATGCAATGGTAAGCGAATAAAAGCCGAGGACATTGTGCAGGTCGTAGTTGACACGCTTGAATTTCGCCCGCCATTTGATCGTTAGCGCCTTCTCTTTTTCGGATTTCGTCCATTTTTTCGGCCACCAAAGCACCATTCCGGTGATGAGGAGGATGAAGAAAATCAGGGTGGCGTAGCTCACGATGCCTGTTCCGAGCTTCCCTTCGATCCAGAGGCTGGTGTGGCCATCGAGGATAAAGTGGAAGAAATCTTCATGGTCCACCATCGCCGTGATCTGCGCCGTGTAGGGGTTTATGTATACCAGCGAGTCGGAATCGAGGCTGAAATGGGCGGTCTGGTTTTTACCATGGTACCACACGCTGTGAATCTCTTTGTCCGGCAACGCCTGTTTTACCGACTTCCACAATACGGATGGCGGCAGCATTTCGCGGTTTTGCGGGTTCTCTGCGTGCAAATGCTGCATAGTGAGGTTTTCGAGCTCCGATTCGAAAACGAGGATGCAGCCGGTGAAGCCGACGATAACCACCACGATTCCGGAAGCCAGCCCGAGCCAGAGGTGCAGCCAGGCGTTGATTTTTTGAAGGATTTTCATGAACAGAATTCTTATTTCGCCAATCGGTTGAAGTATTGAAAACGGAAGAGCTTACCGTTTGGAAATAAGTAGCGCGATTGCTCATTTCCCGAAGGCCGCCTGCTAAAAATTGACTTAGCAAACGGCCATGCGACGACGCAGCTGTGAGGCAATCATTTAAATTGAAGGCCAATCAACTTCTATCAGAACACACTATGGAAATGCCTGGAATGGGAAGGTTCATCGACCCGCTCTCTGATTTCGGTTTCAAACG includes:
- a CDS encoding PepSY-associated TM helix domain-containing protein, whose product is MKILQKINAWLHLWLGLASGIVVVIVGFTGCILVFESELENLTMQHLHAENPQNREMLPPSVLWKSVKQALPDKEIHSVWYHGKNQTAHFSLDSDSLVYINPYTAQITAMVDHEDFFHFILDGHTSLWIEGKLGTGIVSYATLIFFILLITGMVLWWPKKWTKSEKEKALTIKWRAKFKRVNYDLHNVLGFYSLTIALILTITGLIMGFQWFNKSFYWLTSGGQAPAPYMRAFSDTTQNLPLASLANVDAAWRKGITEIGVLNKDAIIVSFPEKPSETIELCTDMHNGSWRYVYLDQHTLEQLPASQPQISELDVAQWLRRTNYAWHVGAIGGMPTKILFFIASLICTSLPITGFYIWWGKKGKGKKKTGRLSTTSRISVSAGKV